From Aliamphritea hakodatensis:
GCGATTCTTTCTCACTCCGGCTGGGTGACTTTCTCAGGTTTTATACCACCCGTTCCAGATAGCTGTGCTCTTCCAGCCAGTTTTTCAGGGTGCCGATGGGCATGGGTTTGGCAATAAGAAAGCCTTGCTGTATGTCGCAGTCTGCCTGCCACAGGCAACGGCTTTGTTCGCTGGTTTCAATGCCTTCTGCGACCACCTGTATGCTCTGTATATGGCAGAGATCGATCAGTGCTTTTGCCAGATGGCGGCGTTCTGTCTGGGTGATGCGCTCGACCAGTTGTTTGTCGAATTTAATGATATCTACCGGGTAGTCCACCATCTGCATCAGACTGGTGTAGCCGGTGCCGAAGTCGTCGATGGCAATTTTGAACCCCAGCAGGCGGAGTCGTTCCAGCCACTGGATGGCCTTGGAGCTTTGTTCCATGGCGAAGGTTTCGGTAATCTCAAGAATGAAGTTGCCGGGGGTGATGCTGTACTGATGACACAGGGCTTTGAGTTTATGGATGAAGTTATCGGAATGCACTTCAGCCGAGGAGATGTTAATCGATACCTGTAACGCTTCCCCCAGAATATTTTGCAGTTGTGGGTAATCCTTAAAGCTCTGTTCGATGACCCACAGGTCGATCATTTCGAAAACGCCGGTTTCTTCTGCGATAGGGATGAACACTGCCGGGGATACCGGGCCGATCTGGGGCGAGTGCCAGCGCAGCAGGGCTTCACACCCTTTGACATTGTCGGCATGATCAATCACCGGCATGTAGTTCAGGGAGAGTTCTTCATGCGGGTTAATTTCTTTCAGCAGAAATTCGATTTCTTTCAGTTGCCGATCGTTTTTGGCCAGTTCATTGGAGTAGTGGGCCAGCCGGTTTTTACCGGTATTTTTCGCCTGATACATGGCCAGGTCTGCGTTGGAAATCAGCTGGGTGATGCTGCTGCCGTCCTGTGGAAAACTGGCCAGCCCAAGGCTGGCTGTGACAGCAAAGTGCCCCCGTTCGAAGTTGAATCCGTTGGTAAACAGTTTGAGGATTTTATTGCAGATCTGGCTGGCGCTGTTGCTGTCGTATTCGGGCAGTATGATGATGAATTCATCACCGGAGAGCCGGTATACAAAGGGCATATCATCCCGTTTCAGGGCGATGGTGATCAGATGGTTAAACTTGGCTGCGATGGCTTTGAGCAGTTCATCACCGATTTCATGGCCGTATTTATCGTTAACGAATTTAAAGTTGTCGATGTCGATGTAAATAATGCTGAATTGCTGTTGGTGTTTTTCAGCATCGAGCAGCAGTTTTTCCGCAGCTTCGTGAAACCCAACCCGGTTAGGGAGCTGGGTAAGGGCGTCGATCCGGGCCTGCAGGAAGCTTTCCTGAAATGCCTGATTAAGTTTTTCGTAGAGGTCGTGGAATTTGCGGCCCAGCCGGCCCACTTCGTCTTCGGCGTAGGGGAAGTCAATGTTGTCTTTTTTGCGGGCGATAACGTCGGTGAGCTGTTCATCCAGGCGGACGATGGGGTTAGTAATATAGCGGCGTATCAGCAGCTGCAACAGGATGAATGTTATCAGTACCCCGGCGGCCATGCTGGCTAGCAGGCGTATCTGTAGCTGGCTGAGCAGAGAGGCCAGATATGTTTCAGAAGGCTGGATCAGCAAGGAGTAATTCTGTGACAGTTTTACCGTGGCGCTCAGCCCCTGCGGCGGTGTTTCCAGTGGGTTGTCGATACCGAAATAGCGCAGTTTAGCCTGATATTCTGTTTGTGTTGTTTTCAGCAGATCATCGAATTTATCCGGCCGTGCGGTGACGATGATGCGGTAAGTGCTTTCGGCTTGTAACAGGGTGGGGGTCAGCAGGGTTTTTGCATCGATGGCAGTGCCCTGGCGGATGGCTGACTGGCCGTTGTCGGAGGTTGTGTGTTCCCATTTTTTACGCAGTTTTTGATTGACCATTTCGGTGGCGATGCGGATTTGTTCTGGCCGGATGGTTGCAAAAGGGTCAGTGCTGTTTTCGATGTAGAGTTTAAGGGCATTGTTGCTGTCGAAAATACTCAGCGATGCAAAGGTTTGCCGCCCCTGCCGGCCCCGGCTGATGGCAGCCTCCAGATGGCCAGTGAGCATTTTTTCCCGGTAGACATTGTTGGTGTTGCGCAGGTAAGCGGCCAGTACGTTCCCTTCGGTTAACGATGTCAGGTAAGTATCGAGAAAGTTGTTATAGGCGTTAAAGGTAAAGCCGATCAGGCTGGCACGCTGTTCCAGGCGGTTTTTTTCAAGTGCCTGTAACGACCTTGATTCCCGTTCGTAGATTATCCAGGCGATCATTGTGTAGCTGATGATGATCACCGGCAGGATCAGTAAACTAGTGCGTTTTCCGAGATTCATAGATATTTATCACAGCGTTGGTGATGCGCAGGCGCAGTTGAACATTGTCGCGGCTCAGTTCCCGGTAGAGCTGGCTGCGGCGGATAATATCATCGGCCGGAAAGACTTCGGAATTTTGCCGGAACGCGTCACTCAGTAAAGGTTTTGCCGCGGCATTGGGTGTGGCGAAGTAGAGGTCTTCCGCACTTTGCGCCGCGATGGCCGGGCGGTTGATAAAGTCCAGAAATTCCAGTGCCAGTACCTGATTGTCTGAGCTTGTCGTAACGGCAATGCAGTCTACCCACAGGATGGTCCCTTCTTCTGGAACAACATATTTCCACTGGATTTTCGGGCCGGTTTTAAGGTTCATGCTGTACTGATCACCGCCGTAGACCATGGCCATATGTAACTGACCGGCGTTTGGGCTGTTGCCCAGATAAGTGATCGGGTATTCGTAGGTCAGGATGTGCGGGGCCTGTTGTCTGAGGGTGGCAAATGCCTGCTTCAGCTCGGCTTCGTTTTCACTGTTGAGTGAATGGCCGTTGGCAAACAGCGCGGGTGCCAGCATGTCAACGTGATCATCCATCATGCCTATATGACCTTTGAGGGCGTCATCGGGTTGTAGAAGGTCGTGCCAGGAGGTGGGCGCTGGGGTAACTTTATCGGCACGGTAAGCAATGCCCAGTGTGCCCCAGAGGTAGGGTACCGCATAGTTGCCGCAGCGTTCCCGCCAGAATGGCTCGACGTGTGCGAGGGAGGGCACATTGGCTTCGCTGACTTCAACTAACCGGCCTTCGTTGCCAAACTGCTTGCTGACAGTTTCGTCAATGACTGCCAGATCAATCAGATTGTCTGCTGAGTTTAGCAGGACGGCGTCCCGGGTTTCATCGTTATCTATCAGTACCGATTCGATGTCGTGGCCTGAGGCCTGCCACTGAGTGAGTACGTGCTCGCTGAGATAGTCATCCCAGTTCAGTAACCGCAATGTGTCTGCCTGCGCGGGCAGTGAGATTGCTAAACTGAACATGGCTGAGCGTATCTTGAGTGGCATGAATCTTCCCGTTGATTAACTTTAGGTATTAAGGGGTTAACGCGTCTGTGTTTGAGTAAACCTAATGTCTTTCATTATTGAGTGTATATTAATACTAACGTTTGAAGGTTGGGCCAGGTCCCAATTTGAGGATGAGGGTGTTTGACTGGGATGACTCAGGCTGGAAATAAGAAGGTAGGTCTGTATTCAGCTGTTGCGGCTGAACACAGATGTAAGGTTGTGCTGTCAGCCGGGCCTGATTATTCCTGCGGGGCCTGCTGACGGTCATTCATGCCG
This genomic window contains:
- a CDS encoding putative bifunctional diguanylate cyclase/phosphodiesterase, coding for MNLGKRTSLLILPVIIISYTMIAWIIYERESRSLQALEKNRLEQRASLIGFTFNAYNNFLDTYLTSLTEGNVLAAYLRNTNNVYREKMLTGHLEAAISRGRQGRQTFASLSIFDSNNALKLYIENSTDPFATIRPEQIRIATEMVNQKLRKKWEHTTSDNGQSAIRQGTAIDAKTLLTPTLLQAESTYRIIVTARPDKFDDLLKTTQTEYQAKLRYFGIDNPLETPPQGLSATVKLSQNYSLLIQPSETYLASLLSQLQIRLLASMAAGVLITFILLQLLIRRYITNPIVRLDEQLTDVIARKKDNIDFPYAEDEVGRLGRKFHDLYEKLNQAFQESFLQARIDALTQLPNRVGFHEAAEKLLLDAEKHQQQFSIIYIDIDNFKFVNDKYGHEIGDELLKAIAAKFNHLITIALKRDDMPFVYRLSGDEFIIILPEYDSNSASQICNKILKLFTNGFNFERGHFAVTASLGLASFPQDGSSITQLISNADLAMYQAKNTGKNRLAHYSNELAKNDRQLKEIEFLLKEINPHEELSLNYMPVIDHADNVKGCEALLRWHSPQIGPVSPAVFIPIAEETGVFEMIDLWVIEQSFKDYPQLQNILGEALQVSINISSAEVHSDNFIHKLKALCHQYSITPGNFILEITETFAMEQSSKAIQWLERLRLLGFKIAIDDFGTGYTSLMQMVDYPVDIIKFDKQLVERITQTERRHLAKALIDLCHIQSIQVVAEGIETSEQSRCLWQADCDIQQGFLIAKPMPIGTLKNWLEEHSYLERVV
- a CDS encoding polyamine ABC transporter substrate-binding protein, which codes for MPLKIRSAMFSLAISLPAQADTLRLLNWDDYLSEHVLTQWQASGHDIESVLIDNDETRDAVLLNSADNLIDLAVIDETVSKQFGNEGRLVEVSEANVPSLAHVEPFWRERCGNYAVPYLWGTLGIAYRADKVTPAPTSWHDLLQPDDALKGHIGMMDDHVDMLAPALFANGHSLNSENEAELKQAFATLRQQAPHILTYEYPITYLGNSPNAGQLHMAMVYGGDQYSMNLKTGPKIQWKYVVPEEGTILWVDCIAVTTSSDNQVLALEFLDFINRPAIAAQSAEDLYFATPNAAAKPLLSDAFRQNSEVFPADDIIRRSQLYRELSRDNVQLRLRITNAVINIYESRKTH